TAAAGGTTTTGAGAGTTTGGAATTTTACCAAGACGGCTTAAAATTACTTCAGGCAGCTTATCGGTTAGCTGATAATTTACCCCATCACGAACGCTACAATTTAAGCGATCAACTACGGCGATCGGCTTGCAGCATTTTACTGAATATTGCCGAAGGTTATGGACGGTATCATTATCTCGATCGC
This portion of the Oscillatoria salina IIICB1 genome encodes:
- a CDS encoding four helix bundle protein codes for the protein MEDKGFESLEFYQDGLKLLQAAYRLADNLPHHERYNLSDQLRRSACSILLNIAEGYGRYHYLDR